A single region of the Saprospiraceae bacterium genome encodes:
- a CDS encoding RraA family protein — translation MNKFTFCCCVAAFLCVCFGTLSAQKITPTPAEIKAMTPLWEGDRLPDGRPKVSLELLKRLANISLEEAWGILRNEGYHNQFEGDWQVLQSDQAMVGRALTTQYWPSRPDMVDLTKKTGEAEGRVGGSNSWPIDVLTNGDIYVADSYGKIIDGTLIGDNLGNSIYAKSRNGVVFYGSVRDKEGLEKIEGFNAFVKGFDPSFIQGMMLGGINVPIRIGRAMVLPGDAVLAKKGGVVFIPAHLVEKVVINAEFISLRDQFGHQRLREGKYTPGQIDTRWTEAIKSDFLSWIDQNPGKLPMTRAELDAFLKDRTW, via the coding sequence ATGAACAAGTTCACTTTCTGCTGCTGTGTAGCAGCATTCCTTTGTGTATGCTTCGGCACTTTATCTGCTCAAAAGATCACCCCTACTCCTGCCGAAATTAAGGCGATGACCCCGCTTTGGGAAGGCGACCGGCTCCCTGATGGGCGCCCCAAAGTTTCGCTTGAACTCCTGAAGCGACTCGCTAATATCTCCTTGGAAGAGGCCTGGGGGATTCTCCGCAATGAAGGTTACCACAACCAGTTTGAAGGCGACTGGCAAGTACTCCAATCTGATCAGGCTATGGTTGGGAGGGCACTCACCACCCAATATTGGCCCAGTCGCCCTGACATGGTGGATTTGACAAAGAAGACAGGAGAAGCGGAAGGCCGGGTAGGAGGCTCTAACTCCTGGCCCATCGATGTACTGACTAATGGCGACATCTATGTCGCTGATAGTTATGGTAAAATCATTGATGGCACCCTGATCGGAGATAATCTGGGTAATTCTATTTATGCCAAATCTCGCAATGGCGTCGTTTTTTATGGCTCGGTTAGAGACAAAGAAGGGTTGGAAAAAATTGAAGGCTTTAATGCTTTTGTGAAAGGCTTCGATCCATCTTTTATCCAGGGCATGATGCTTGGCGGTATTAATGTGCCGATCCGAATTGGCCGGGCAATGGTTTTGCCTGGCGATGCTGTACTTGCCAAAAAGGGAGGCGTCGTTTTTATTCCGGCTCATCTGGTCGAAAAAGTTGTCATCAATGCCGAATTCATCTCCTTACGCGACCAATTTGGTCACCAGCGCCTTCGGGAAGGGAAATATACGCCTGGTCAAATTGATACCCGATGGACAGAGGCTATTAAGTCAGACTTTTTATCGTGGATTGATCAAAACCCTGGAAAATTGCCTATGACGAGGGCTGAACTGGATGCATTCCTTAAAGATAGAACCTGGTAA
- a CDS encoding mandelate racemase/muconate lactonizing enzyme family protein yields the protein MKRNKTEINASTANRRDFLHMAGFGGLALGSFMMSPIEETLEHATSKVNRSSNPSELKITDMRYAVVMNGHARCPVIRIDTNQGIYGLGEVRDQATWRYALFLKSRILGYNPCNVEMLFKRIKQFGFHGRQGGGVCAVEMALWDLAGKAYGVPVYQLLGGKYRDKVRLYADTPRLNDPDLFAAKMKDRVEEKGFTFLKMDFGIESLKDIPGTVVNSNFWDIGRQWTNDPMTYGGTEHPFTQVQITPKGLDILCEYIAKVREAVGYDIPLASDHYGHFGVNEAIRLGKAVDPYRLAWLEDLIPWKFTEQWKEITQAFETPTTTGEDIYLKEEFIKLIDSRAVDIVHPDLATSGGILETKKIGDYAEEKGVAMAMHFAGTPVSFMANVHCAAATQNFMALEHHSVDLDYWESLVTGLDHPMIEKGFAPVPEKPGLGVELNEEVVKAHLAPEDQSYFKPTPEWNDIRSWDRLWS from the coding sequence ATGAAACGTAATAAAACGGAAATCAATGCATCAACAGCTAACAGGCGCGACTTCCTTCACATGGCGGGTTTTGGTGGCCTGGCGCTGGGTAGTTTTATGATGTCTCCGATCGAGGAGACGCTCGAACACGCTACGTCCAAAGTCAATCGCTCTAGCAATCCTTCTGAGTTAAAAATAACGGACATGCGGTATGCAGTGGTCATGAATGGCCATGCCAGGTGCCCCGTCATTCGTATCGATACCAATCAAGGTATTTATGGCTTGGGCGAAGTACGGGACCAAGCTACCTGGCGTTATGCCTTGTTTTTAAAAAGTCGGATACTAGGCTATAATCCTTGCAATGTGGAAATGCTTTTCAAAAGAATTAAACAATTTGGCTTCCACGGGCGGCAAGGAGGAGGTGTTTGCGCGGTGGAGATGGCCTTGTGGGATTTGGCAGGAAAGGCCTATGGTGTCCCCGTATACCAATTATTGGGCGGCAAGTATCGGGATAAAGTCCGCTTATATGCCGATACACCTCGCCTCAATGACCCTGATTTGTTTGCCGCAAAAATGAAGGATCGCGTCGAGGAAAAAGGCTTCACCTTCCTGAAAATGGACTTTGGGATTGAATCGCTAAAGGACATTCCCGGCACCGTAGTCAATTCCAACTTCTGGGATATTGGTCGCCAATGGACCAACGACCCCATGACATATGGGGGGACCGAGCATCCTTTCACCCAAGTTCAGATCACACCTAAAGGATTGGATATTCTTTGCGAATACATTGCCAAAGTTCGGGAAGCCGTGGGCTACGATATTCCATTGGCCTCTGATCATTATGGCCATTTTGGGGTCAATGAAGCCATCCGTTTAGGGAAAGCCGTTGATCCATACCGCTTGGCCTGGCTCGAAGACCTGATTCCCTGGAAATTTACCGAACAATGGAAAGAAATTACCCAAGCCTTCGAGACACCCACCACCACAGGAGAAGACATTTACCTCAAAGAGGAGTTCATTAAACTCATCGATAGCAGAGCCGTTGATATTGTTCATCCAGATCTGGCAACATCTGGAGGCATTTTGGAAACCAAAAAAATCGGCGATTATGCGGAAGAAAAAGGGGTTGCTATGGCGATGCATTTTGCCGGAACACCTGTTTCTTTTATGGCCAATGTGCACTGTGCCGCCGCTACCCAAAATTTCATGGCATTAGAACACCACTCTGTTGACCTTGATTACTGGGAAAGTCTTGTAACCGGACTGGATCATCCTATGATCGAAAAAGGCTTTGCGCCTGTTCCCGAAAAGCCTGGCCTGGGTGTAGAGCTCAACGAAGAGGTAGTTAAAGCACACTTGGCGCCCGAAGACCAAAGCTATTTCAAACCAACCCCGGAATGGAATGACATTAGGTCCTGGGACCGGCTGTGGAGCTAA
- a CDS encoding CYTH domain-containing protein gives MGIEIERKYLLKNEDWRKSSDSGTAIKQGYLNSHVERTVRVRVFGDKGFITIKGKTDILIRKEYEYEIPLEEALEQLELCEKPLIEKVRFIVHENGHKWEIDEFYGENAGLILVEVELARETDEIHKPDWLGEEVTNEIKYYNSNLIKNPYANW, from the coding sequence ATGGGAATCGAAATAGAGCGAAAATACTTACTAAAAAATGAGGATTGGCGGAAATCAAGCGATAGCGGAACTGCCATTAAACAGGGATATTTGAATTCCCATGTAGAAAGAACGGTACGTGTAAGGGTATTTGGAGATAAGGGGTTCATTACCATCAAAGGGAAGACTGACATCCTGATTAGAAAGGAATACGAATACGAAATTCCATTGGAAGAGGCTTTAGAACAACTGGAATTGTGCGAAAAACCCCTCATTGAGAAGGTCAGGTTTATTGTGCATGAAAACGGACATAAATGGGAAATTGACGAATTTTATGGAGAGAACGCCGGCCTGATTCTGGTAGAAGTGGAACTAGCGCGGGAGACAGACGAAATCCATAAACCCGACTGGCTAGGAGAAGAGGTGACCAATGAAATAAAATATTACAATTCAAATTTGATAAAAAATCCCTATGCCAATTGGTAA
- a CDS encoding PQQ-dependent sugar dehydrogenase — protein sequence MNSKSILQIAVIFLTFLSCNTAQEPAKSSGSTQGMKAEGLRSNESEAALDPMYAAAKANYINYCSGCHGVQMDAFVDRKWKYGNKKEDLIKGIEQGYLDDGMPAYDTTFTDKEVEDLASFILEGIKNLDRYSFSKKPDPNTVFKAEDLSYRLETVTTGVDVPWGMTFLPNGDMLITDRNGKLYRQQKAGKLQPIGGVPAVAAEGQGGLLDIELHPKFAENNWLYISYSKPHDTESGKATTAIMRATLQGNALVEQKLLFEALPYSTRRHHYGSRLEFDKKGYLYFSVGDRGDRDNNPQNLDNHCGKIHRIHDDGRIPKDNPFINTPGAMPSIYSYGHRNPQGVAMNPATGDIWENEHGPRGGDEVNIIAKGKNYGWPVISYGINYNATTFTEKTEQEGMEQPVLYWIPSIGACGMTFVTGDRYPGWKGAALVGSLRFQYLNLCKVVGNKIVKEELLLPNIGRLRSVEMGNDGYIYVGVESPGTVYRLVPLAD from the coding sequence ATGAATAGTAAAAGCATTTTACAGATTGCAGTCATTTTTTTGACATTTCTCTCTTGTAATACGGCGCAGGAGCCTGCAAAAAGTAGTGGATCTACCCAAGGTATGAAGGCTGAAGGACTTCGATCAAATGAATCGGAGGCTGCTTTAGATCCAATGTATGCAGCAGCCAAAGCCAATTATATCAATTATTGCTCCGGTTGTCATGGTGTTCAAATGGATGCTTTTGTCGACCGTAAGTGGAAATATGGCAATAAAAAAGAGGATTTGATTAAAGGGATTGAACAAGGGTACCTAGATGATGGAATGCCCGCATATGATACCACCTTTACCGATAAAGAAGTGGAAGATCTTGCCAGCTTCATTTTAGAAGGCATTAAAAACCTGGACAGATACAGCTTTTCAAAGAAACCGGATCCCAATACGGTTTTCAAGGCAGAAGATTTGAGCTATCGCCTGGAAACGGTGACAACAGGGGTCGACGTGCCCTGGGGAATGACTTTTTTGCCCAATGGAGACATGTTGATAACGGATCGGAACGGCAAGCTCTACCGTCAGCAAAAAGCGGGAAAACTACAGCCCATTGGTGGCGTTCCTGCTGTGGCGGCCGAAGGGCAAGGCGGCTTGTTGGACATAGAACTTCACCCTAAATTTGCAGAAAACAATTGGCTATATATCTCTTATTCCAAACCTCATGATACGGAATCCGGTAAGGCTACGACGGCTATTATGCGGGCTACGCTTCAGGGCAATGCCTTGGTAGAGCAAAAGCTCCTGTTCGAAGCGCTGCCATATTCTACTCGTCGTCACCATTATGGAAGCCGATTGGAGTTTGATAAAAAAGGCTATTTGTATTTTTCTGTTGGTGATCGCGGCGACCGCGACAACAATCCTCAAAACCTGGATAATCATTGCGGTAAAATACACCGCATTCATGATGATGGCCGGATTCCCAAGGATAATCCATTTATTAACACACCAGGTGCTATGCCTTCTATATATTCCTATGGCCACCGCAATCCCCAAGGTGTAGCTATGAATCCTGCCACTGGCGATATCTGGGAAAACGAACACGGCCCTCGTGGGGGTGATGAAGTCAACATCATCGCCAAGGGAAAAAACTACGGCTGGCCTGTGATTTCATACGGGATAAATTATAACGCCACCACGTTTACAGAGAAAACGGAGCAAGAAGGGATGGAACAACCGGTGTTGTACTGGATTCCATCCATTGGAGCTTGTGGTATGACTTTTGTCACAGGAGATCGTTACCCTGGCTGGAAAGGTGCTGCATTGGTCGGTTCACTGCGTTTCCAATACCTAAACCTGTGTAAAGTAGTAGGGAATAAGATTGTAAAGGAAGAGCTGCTACTACCTAATATTGGCCGTTTGCGAAGTGTAGAAATGGGGAATGATGGCTATATATATGTAGGTGTCGAGTCTCCCGGAACCGTTTACCGTTTAGTGCCTTTAGCCGATTGA
- a CDS encoding D-aminoacylase, protein MKISLVFLISLCFGLSACQSEWPQYDLVIKGAAILDGSGKDTLMNDLAIRGDTIVLLGKLAAGTYQAKREIDGTGYILAPGFIDPHTHALSDLSDEEKKANLNYLYQGVTTVVVGSDGGSVIQIGAQLAEWEKNGIGTNAAIMVGHRTIRQRIMGMRNDPPTDEEMDNMKTLVAKGMNEGALGLSTGLFYAPASFAKTEEVIALARVAAERGGMYDVHIRDESSYNIGLLAAIEENIRIAKEADIAVNISHIKCLGVDVWGMSDQIIATIEAARKEGYRVTADQYPYRASGTHLDRALLPDWVFANDPDYKTKLDSAALLPRIKAGIRENMRKRGGAASFLIINAPTTEWNGKYLSELAEEWQLDTIETALKVIRNGSAAIASFNMQEQDIEKFMQKDWVMTGSDGSTNHPRKYGTFPKKIKEYVLEKKLLSLAEMIRKSTSLTASTYQIPKRGSVKEGYFADLILFKPEEIKDKATFIDPNKLAEGMAFVIVNGKVVIDHGTYTELLPGRVIRK, encoded by the coding sequence ATGAAAATATCACTTGTTTTCCTTATTTCCCTTTGTTTCGGGTTGTCTGCCTGTCAGTCCGAATGGCCACAATATGATTTGGTCATCAAGGGCGCTGCTATTCTTGATGGGTCGGGGAAAGATACCCTCATGAACGACCTGGCTATTCGAGGAGACACTATTGTTTTATTAGGCAAGCTTGCTGCGGGCACTTATCAAGCCAAAAGAGAGATTGATGGCACGGGTTATATACTGGCACCTGGTTTTATCGATCCGCACACCCATGCATTGAGTGATTTGTCTGATGAGGAAAAAAAAGCGAACCTCAATTATCTCTATCAAGGTGTAACGACCGTCGTAGTGGGGAGCGATGGGGGGAGTGTAATTCAAATTGGAGCGCAATTGGCGGAATGGGAAAAGAATGGCATAGGAACAAATGCGGCCATTATGGTAGGACACCGTACCATCCGCCAAAGGATTATGGGAATGAGAAATGATCCCCCCACGGATGAAGAGATGGATAATATGAAAACCTTGGTTGCGAAGGGGATGAATGAGGGCGCATTGGGGCTTTCAACTGGCTTGTTTTATGCACCTGCCAGCTTTGCAAAAACCGAAGAAGTGATCGCCTTAGCGCGGGTGGCTGCCGAACGGGGAGGAATGTACGATGTCCATATCCGGGACGAAAGTAGCTACAATATTGGTTTATTGGCGGCTATTGAGGAGAATATCCGAATTGCAAAAGAAGCCGATATTGCAGTCAATATTTCCCATATTAAATGTTTAGGTGTAGATGTCTGGGGCATGAGCGATCAAATAATTGCTACCATTGAAGCCGCTCGCAAAGAGGGCTATCGAGTGACCGCCGACCAATATCCCTATCGGGCTTCCGGAACCCATCTTGACCGCGCTCTACTACCCGATTGGGTGTTTGCCAATGATCCGGATTATAAAACAAAACTGGATAGCGCCGCTTTACTGCCCCGAATCAAAGCGGGTATTCGGGAGAACATGCGCAAAAGAGGTGGCGCTGCTTCCTTTTTGATTATCAATGCCCCAACTACTGAATGGAATGGTAAATACTTATCAGAATTGGCAGAAGAATGGCAATTAGATACCATAGAGACAGCCCTTAAGGTGATTCGGAATGGGAGTGCAGCCATTGCCTCTTTTAATATGCAGGAGCAGGATATTGAAAAATTCATGCAAAAAGATTGGGTCATGACCGGTTCGGACGGGTCAACTAATCACCCTCGAAAATACGGCACCTTTCCCAAGAAAATAAAGGAATATGTGCTTGAAAAAAAGCTGCTATCTCTAGCTGAAATGATTAGAAAAAGTACATCCTTAACTGCCTCCACCTACCAGATCCCTAAACGAGGGAGCGTCAAGGAAGGTTATTTTGCAGATCTCATTCTTTTTAAACCCGAAGAAATTAAAGATAAGGCTACGTTTATCGATCCCAATAAATTAGCCGAAGGAATGGCCTTTGTTATTGTCAATGGAAAAGTCGTTATTGATCATGGCACCTATACCGAACTATTGCCGGGTAGGGTTATTCGGAAGTGA
- a CDS encoding CocE/NonD family hydrolase — MKKSIVFFLFVLCLPSLSKIAAQANAGIMEKLEAIAIIDQKVMMPMRDGIRLCTDIYRPKTDQPVPVIFSRTPYNFNSWGDGEEKTSTAQRAYEAVKRGYAYVVQNERGRYFSEGEWDILGVPLTDGYDAFTWMKNQSWCNGKIGTYGCSSTAEWQMAVAALDHPSHAAMVPMGFGAGVGRVGDFFEQGNWYRGGAHQLLFTAWLYGVEHDKFKPRIPAGASQEDLIRISRFYDLAPENPAVDMSEALSHLPVTDILKNVHGKREIYDKMAIRKPNDPAWFEGGLYHDDMDFGVPSFWFASWYDVSISPNLALFNHVRKNIKDPEVADNQYLVIAPTLHCAYTRATENTIVGERSVGDARLNYDEQIYSWFDHWLKGEQNDFKAKTPRVQYYTMGSNKWQHAEEWPPKSAEMTTFFLASNGQANSLYGDGKLTDKLLVKQAPTDAFTYDPMNPVMSYGGNVCCTGNAIKGGAFDQQQMETRQDILVYTSEPLAEGVEVTGFIESTLYVASDAKDTDFTIKLIDVYPDGKAYNLDETIQRARYREGYDKEVFMKKGEVYALKMTPMATSNYFAKGHRIRIEISSSNFPRFTRNLNTGGNNFDEKEGVIAHNEIYHSEKYPSQIRLPIVKGNVSTAKN; from the coding sequence ATGAAAAAATCAATTGTCTTCTTTCTCTTTGTTTTATGTTTGCCCTCCCTTTCCAAAATAGCGGCCCAGGCGAATGCCGGTATAATGGAAAAATTGGAAGCCATAGCCATCATTGACCAGAAAGTCATGATGCCGATGCGCGACGGTATTCGACTTTGTACCGACATCTACCGTCCCAAAACAGATCAGCCCGTTCCCGTTATTTTCTCAAGAACGCCTTATAATTTCAACTCATGGGGAGATGGGGAGGAAAAAACCTCCACTGCCCAGCGCGCCTATGAAGCCGTAAAAAGAGGCTATGCCTATGTGGTACAAAACGAAAGAGGACGCTATTTCTCTGAAGGAGAATGGGATATCCTCGGCGTACCACTAACCGATGGTTACGACGCGTTCACCTGGATGAAAAACCAAAGCTGGTGCAATGGGAAAATCGGTACCTATGGTTGTTCCTCTACGGCGGAATGGCAGATGGCTGTTGCGGCTTTGGATCACCCTTCGCATGCCGCTATGGTGCCGATGGGATTTGGTGCAGGTGTCGGGCGAGTAGGCGATTTCTTTGAACAAGGTAATTGGTATCGGGGCGGTGCCCATCAATTGCTATTTACGGCATGGCTCTACGGCGTAGAACACGATAAATTTAAACCGAGAATCCCAGCAGGGGCAAGCCAGGAGGATTTGATCCGCATTTCTCGCTTTTACGATTTGGCACCCGAAAACCCAGCCGTTGATATGTCGGAAGCCTTATCACATTTGCCGGTTACGGATATTCTGAAAAATGTACACGGCAAGCGAGAGATTTATGATAAAATGGCCATTCGCAAACCCAATGATCCCGCCTGGTTTGAGGGCGGTCTCTACCACGACGATATGGATTTTGGGGTACCTAGCTTTTGGTTCGCCTCCTGGTACGATGTGTCCATCAGTCCCAATTTGGCCCTATTCAACCATGTTCGCAAAAATATAAAAGACCCAGAAGTGGCTGATAATCAGTACCTCGTTATTGCGCCCACCTTGCATTGTGCCTATACCCGCGCCACCGAGAATACCATTGTTGGTGAGCGAAGTGTGGGCGATGCCCGGCTAAATTATGATGAACAGATTTACAGCTGGTTTGACCACTGGTTGAAGGGCGAACAAAATGATTTCAAAGCAAAAACACCCCGCGTGCAATACTACACCATGGGAAGCAATAAATGGCAACATGCCGAGGAATGGCCACCCAAATCCGCGGAAATGACTACCTTTTTCCTGGCGAGTAATGGCCAAGCCAATAGTCTTTATGGCGATGGCAAATTGACGGATAAGCTGCTTGTTAAACAGGCGCCAACAGATGCTTTTACCTACGACCCTATGAATCCGGTCATGTCCTATGGCGGAAATGTCTGCTGTACCGGCAATGCCATCAAGGGCGGTGCTTTCGACCAGCAGCAAATGGAAACCCGCCAGGATATACTTGTTTATACCTCCGAGCCCTTAGCAGAAGGCGTGGAAGTAACAGGTTTTATTGAGAGTACCTTGTATGTTGCGTCCGATGCCAAGGATACGGATTTTACCATCAAATTGATTGATGTTTATCCGGATGGGAAAGCCTATAATTTGGATGAAACGATTCAGCGTGCCCGCTACCGGGAGGGATATGACAAGGAAGTGTTCATGAAAAAAGGAGAGGTGTATGCGCTCAAGATGACTCCGATGGCTACCAGTAATTATTTTGCCAAGGGGCACCGTATTCGCATTGAAATTTCAAGTAGCAATTTTCCTCGATTCACCCGAAACCTAAATACGGGAGGTAATAATTTTGATGAGAAAGAAGGCGTGATAGCTCATAACGAGATTTATCATAGTGAGAAGTACCCTTCGCAAATCCGTTTGCCGATCGTGAAGGGCAATGTTTCAACAGCCAAAAATTGA
- a CDS encoding 4-hydroxyphenylacetate 3-hydroxylase N-terminal domain-containing protein — protein sequence MKGEKIVTGEDYINSLRGRDLDIYLFGELVGEPVDHPMIRPSINAVAKTYELAISHPDLASVVSPFTGERVSRFLNVCMNKADLVLQNKMQRKLGQLTGTCFQRCVGMDAFNSLYSVTYEMDEQYGTEYHQRLKAFLELMHRYNYVVGGAMTDVKGDRSLAPHQQPDPDMFLHIVDQDEGGLYVSGAKAHQTGCINSHWLLVMPTMRLTAADKDYAVIGAVPVDAKGLAYIYGRQSCDTRSMEGGTMDVGNAKFGGQEAMVIFDRVFIPWQYVFMNGQYDFASLLVERFTTYHRRSYVCKSGVGDVLIGAAAAIAAYNGVTKASHIKDKLVEMTHLNETVYGTGIAASYQGYPTASGAYICDEMLANVCKHHVTRFPFEISRLAQDLAGGLVATLPSEQDFNHPEVGLLLKKYLKGKADVPTEDRMRMLRLIENMTLGRNAVGYLTESLHGAGSPQAQRVLIARGMQLEYKKRLAKILAGIEEITDKEAVVETLGGYFDRVFDVEV from the coding sequence ATGAAAGGAGAAAAAATCGTCACAGGAGAGGACTATATCAACAGCCTTAGGGGACGTGACCTCGATATCTATTTGTTTGGAGAATTGGTAGGTGAACCCGTAGATCACCCAATGATTCGTCCTTCCATTAATGCGGTGGCGAAGACCTATGAACTAGCCATTTCTCATCCGGATTTGGCTTCGGTCGTATCACCATTTACGGGAGAGCGGGTAAGCCGTTTTTTGAATGTGTGCATGAATAAAGCGGATTTGGTGCTGCAAAATAAGATGCAGCGTAAACTAGGCCAATTAACAGGCACCTGTTTTCAGCGTTGTGTGGGGATGGATGCTTTTAATTCGCTGTATTCGGTCACCTACGAAATGGATGAGCAATATGGAACTGAATACCATCAGCGCTTAAAGGCTTTTCTCGAACTAATGCATCGCTACAATTATGTGGTAGGTGGGGCCATGACGGATGTGAAAGGAGACCGCAGTTTAGCACCTCATCAGCAACCCGATCCGGATATGTTTTTGCATATAGTTGACCAGGATGAGGGTGGCCTCTATGTCAGCGGTGCCAAGGCGCATCAGACAGGTTGTATCAATTCGCATTGGCTGTTGGTGATGCCTACCATGCGACTGACAGCGGCAGATAAAGACTATGCCGTCATTGGGGCCGTACCTGTTGACGCCAAGGGGCTGGCCTATATCTATGGCCGACAATCCTGCGATACACGGAGCATGGAGGGAGGAACGATGGATGTTGGAAATGCCAAATTTGGAGGACAAGAGGCGATGGTTATCTTCGATCGCGTTTTTATTCCCTGGCAATATGTCTTCATGAATGGGCAATATGATTTTGCCTCCTTGCTGGTTGAACGTTTTACCACCTATCATCGGCGAAGTTATGTCTGCAAAAGCGGTGTTGGCGATGTGCTAATTGGTGCAGCTGCGGCCATTGCAGCATACAACGGCGTTACCAAGGCCTCTCATATTAAGGATAAATTGGTGGAAATGACCCACCTTAATGAGACCGTTTATGGGACGGGCATTGCAGCTTCTTATCAGGGTTATCCCACGGCCTCTGGGGCTTATATTTGTGATGAAATGCTGGCAAATGTCTGCAAACATCATGTCACTCGTTTCCCTTTTGAGATCAGCCGATTGGCACAAGATTTAGCCGGTGGACTAGTAGCTACCTTACCATCGGAACAAGATTTTAACCATCCCGAAGTAGGTTTGCTCCTGAAAAAATACTTAAAAGGAAAAGCAGATGTACCTACCGAAGATCGCATGCGCATGCTCCGACTGATTGAAAACATGACCTTGGGAAGAAATGCCGTTGGCTATCTGACCGAATCCCTGCATGGGGCAGGCTCTCCTCAGGCTCAACGGGTTTTGATTGCCCGGGGCATGCAGCTCGAATACAAAAAACGGCTAGCTAAAATATTGGCAGGCATAGAGGAGATAACGGATAAAGAAGCGGTCGTTGAAACCTTAGGTGGCTATTTTGACCGGGTTTTCGATGTTGAGGTCTAG
- a CDS encoding short chain dehydrogenase, which translates to MKILIIGGKGTIGKKVASHFSEKEEVIIAGRTSGEVTVDITDSQSILEMFKKTGKLDAIVCIAGEAKWADFNKLTEEDYYIGLRSKLMGQVNFVRIGQNYLHPNGSITLSTGILADDPVAKTTSAAMVNGAIHSFVRAVALEIENGIRINVVSLGVVEDAYDKYKDYFPGHNPIPMSKAVNAYVRSVKGKGNGEIIRIYD; encoded by the coding sequence ATGAAAATACTCATCATTGGTGGTAAGGGAACCATCGGAAAAAAAGTAGCTAGTCACTTTTCTGAAAAAGAAGAGGTTATCATTGCTGGACGGACCAGTGGGGAGGTAACGGTTGACATCACCGACAGCCAATCTATCCTGGAAATGTTTAAAAAAACGGGAAAATTAGATGCCATCGTTTGTATTGCCGGAGAAGCAAAATGGGCCGATTTCAACAAACTAACGGAAGAAGATTATTACATTGGCTTGAGGAGCAAATTAATGGGACAAGTAAATTTTGTCCGAATAGGGCAAAATTATCTACATCCCAATGGTTCCATCACTTTATCCACAGGCATTTTGGCCGACGATCCTGTTGCCAAAACCACCAGCGCGGCGATGGTAAATGGTGCTATTCATAGCTTTGTGCGGGCAGTAGCTTTAGAAATTGAAAATGGCATCCGGATAAATGTGGTGTCCTTGGGAGTGGTGGAAGATGCCTATGATAAATACAAGGATTATTTCCCAGGGCATAACCCCATCCCCATGAGTAAGGCTGTTAATGCTTATGTAAGAAGCGTCAAAGGTAAGGGAAATGGGGAAATTATTCGGATTTATGATTGA